Proteins from one Brevibacillus humidisoli genomic window:
- a CDS encoding IucA/IucC family protein, translating to MLPQSTNRSVLLNSGRLAESATMHALLNSYLRENGVADPRIETSQTRDPFSVSGEKIVVFLPLTGKSIVGTMVHYSSIGQHLYGSSFYEVQEDGGLKKLEIGRFMDLLLQELSRQDSEHRDTRRLQIRALMENSLHNMKMFIEHDLQTRSSEPEPFDYLRSEQSLLLGHPFHPFPKCSEGFTDADLPKYSPEMGASFPLHYIAIRNEYIKEEWIDGGEGALSPSVVEYAVQRLGIRSSEYRLLPMHPWQADYVLQQKAVSELLQQEVIVDLGVRGPVVYPTSSVRTVWNPETGYHYKLPLHVRITNLTRVNTAEQAHRTLDAARVIHHLRDQLETESFKVLLETGCCRVVADTILPGEQGHLVDDLSVMYRPMNGVSANTYVVASLLERHPGEEEPKLIAMVRMTNQGCLPDLSVWLQRYLLLSIVPLLRVWAHTGISFEAHSQNSLITVRDGLPDCFYVRDLEGVSIDRKLADEAGWIGTLLADDSPVLYADEEAWMRTKYYFFVNHLGALIHTIASYQRVDETKYWRMVKALLEGERARFTANERMLACIDDLLYGRFLPAKANFTSCFRSRGEKPIFVSIPNPIYHCEVE from the coding sequence ATGCTGCCGCAATCAACAAACCGTTCTGTTTTGCTAAACAGCGGGAGGCTGGCTGAATCGGCAACCATGCACGCCCTGCTAAACAGTTATCTAAGAGAGAATGGAGTGGCCGATCCACGAATTGAAACCTCCCAGACGCGTGATCCTTTTTCCGTGAGCGGAGAGAAAATCGTTGTCTTCCTGCCTTTGACAGGCAAGTCGATCGTGGGCACGATGGTGCATTACTCCAGCATCGGACAGCATTTGTACGGTTCATCATTTTATGAGGTGCAGGAGGATGGAGGACTCAAAAAGCTGGAAATCGGTCGATTCATGGATTTGCTGCTGCAGGAATTGAGCCGCCAAGACTCGGAACACCGAGATACCCGGCGGCTTCAAATCAGGGCACTGATGGAGAACAGCCTCCATAATATGAAGATGTTTATCGAGCACGATTTGCAGACCAGATCGTCAGAACCAGAACCATTCGATTATCTCCGTTCCGAGCAATCGCTGTTGCTGGGACATCCGTTTCATCCGTTTCCAAAGTGTTCGGAAGGATTTACGGACGCTGATCTGCCAAAATACAGTCCGGAAATGGGCGCCTCTTTTCCCCTTCATTACATCGCCATCCGGAACGAGTACATAAAAGAGGAATGGATCGACGGAGGCGAAGGGGCTTTGTCACCCTCCGTTGTGGAGTACGCCGTGCAGCGATTGGGTATACGGTCAAGCGAGTACAGGCTGCTGCCGATGCATCCCTGGCAGGCGGATTACGTCCTGCAACAAAAGGCTGTCAGCGAACTGCTCCAGCAGGAGGTCATTGTCGATCTGGGCGTACGGGGGCCAGTGGTATATCCAACATCGTCGGTACGAACGGTATGGAACCCGGAGACAGGCTATCACTACAAGTTGCCGCTCCATGTCCGGATTACCAACCTGACACGTGTCAACACGGCGGAACAGGCGCACAGGACACTGGATGCGGCCAGAGTGATCCACCATCTCAGAGACCAGTTGGAGACGGAGTCATTCAAGGTTTTGCTCGAGACGGGCTGCTGCAGAGTGGTGGCCGATACAATCCTGCCGGGGGAACAGGGTCACCTGGTCGACGACTTGAGTGTCATGTATCGCCCGATGAACGGAGTGTCCGCAAACACCTACGTAGTGGCCTCCTTATTGGAGCGCCATCCGGGAGAAGAGGAGCCAAAACTGATCGCCATGGTCAGGATGACCAATCAAGGTTGCCTGCCTGACTTGTCAGTCTGGCTGCAGCGATACTTGCTTCTGTCTATCGTGCCGCTCCTCCGTGTATGGGCTCATACTGGAATCAGTTTTGAAGCGCATTCGCAAAACTCGCTGATAACTGTGCGGGATGGGCTGCCCGACTGCTTTTACGTGCGCGACCTGGAGGGCGTCAGCATCGACCGTAAGCTAGCAGACGAGGCTGGCTGGATCGGTACGCTCCTCGCAGATGACAGCCCCGTCCTGTACGCAGACGAGGAAGCGTGGATGAGGACCAAGTACTATTTCTTTGTCAACCATCTGGGAGCGCTGATTCATACGATTGCCTCCTACCAACGAGTGGACGAGACGAAGTACTGGCGCATGGTGAAAGCTTTGCTAGAGGGGGAGCGGGCACGATTCACCGCAAATGAGCGCATGCTGGCGTGTATCGACGATTTGCTGTATGGCCGTTTCCTGCCGGCAAAGGCGAACTTCACCAGTTGTTTTCGATCCAGGGGCGAGAAACCGATCTTTGTATCGATACCCAATCCGATCTATCACTGTGAAGTGGAATGA
- a CDS encoding aspartate aminotransferase family protein: protein MHDQVQVRERSKNDPYLNKQASRESNARSYPRRIPIAIKEAEGIHVKDMDGNVYYDCLAGAGTLALGHNHPVVIQAIREMLDRKLPLHTLDLTTPLKEQFVDELFDSLPEEFAKDARIQFCGPTGADAVEAAIKLAKTATGNRSVLSFQGGYHGATHATMSLSGMLGPKEKVHGLVPDVHFLPYPYAYRCPFGVGGDECHQLSSRYIERLLQDPERGILAPCAMIFEAVQGEGGAIPAPVEWIRQMRRITQEHHIPLIIDEVQTGLGRTGKMFAFEHAGIIPDVIVLSKAIGGSLPLSVMIYNKRLDVWKPGAHIGTFRGNQMAMAAGLATLTYIKEHDLPSKADRLGDRLMDHLNELMKRVGWIGDVRGRGLMIGVEIVNRDAEPDHMGHYPAYPELASRIQRECLKRGLILEVGGRHGAVVRFLPPLIVTESQIDEIAKIFREAVHQACTDVT from the coding sequence ATGCATGATCAGGTTCAGGTAAGAGAGAGGTCAAAAAACGATCCGTATCTCAACAAACAAGCGTCGAGAGAGTCGAATGCCAGATCGTATCCGCGACGGATCCCGATCGCGATCAAGGAAGCAGAAGGAATTCACGTAAAAGATATGGATGGCAACGTTTATTATGACTGCCTGGCTGGAGCCGGAACGTTGGCACTAGGACACAATCACCCAGTGGTGATTCAGGCTATTCGTGAGATGCTTGATCGCAAGCTGCCTCTCCACACACTCGATCTCACCACACCGTTAAAAGAACAATTTGTCGATGAATTGTTTGATAGCCTGCCTGAGGAATTCGCCAAAGACGCTCGCATACAATTTTGCGGCCCTACGGGTGCCGATGCCGTGGAAGCGGCGATCAAACTGGCCAAAACAGCAACCGGCAACCGGTCCGTCCTATCGTTCCAAGGTGGATATCATGGAGCTACCCATGCCACGATGAGTCTGAGCGGCATGTTGGGACCGAAGGAAAAGGTGCACGGTTTGGTACCGGATGTGCACTTCTTGCCGTATCCTTACGCGTATCGCTGCCCGTTTGGCGTCGGCGGAGATGAGTGTCACCAACTCAGCAGCCGCTATATCGAACGGCTGCTCCAAGATCCCGAAAGAGGGATCTTGGCCCCGTGCGCGATGATCTTTGAAGCTGTGCAAGGGGAAGGAGGGGCCATACCGGCGCCAGTCGAATGGATTCGCCAGATGCGCCGAATCACACAGGAGCACCATATTCCGCTGATCATCGATGAGGTACAGACTGGACTGGGCAGAACGGGAAAAATGTTCGCGTTTGAACATGCGGGCATCATCCCTGATGTGATTGTTTTATCCAAAGCGATTGGAGGAAGCCTGCCGCTGTCGGTCATGATCTACAACAAACGACTGGATGTATGGAAACCGGGCGCTCATATCGGAACGTTTCGCGGCAATCAGATGGCGATGGCAGCAGGGCTGGCAACGTTAACCTACATCAAGGAACATGACCTCCCCTCCAAAGCGGATCGTCTCGGCGACCGGTTGATGGACCATTTGAACGAGCTGATGAAGAGAGTGGGATGGATCGGCGACGTGCGCGGGCGTGGTCTCATGATCGGCGTCGAAATCGTAAACCGGGATGCTGAGCCTGATCATATGGGACATTATCCTGCCTATCCTGAACTGGCCAGCCGTATTCAGCGGGAGTGCCTCAAACGCGGACTGATTCTGGAAGTCGGCGGCCGGCATGGGGCGGTTGTCCGCTTTTTACCGCCCCTCATCGTAACGGAGAGTCAAATCGACGAGATTGCCAAGATTTTCAGGGAGGCGGTCCATCAAGCTTGCACGGACGTGACGTGA
- a CDS encoding iron-hydroxamate ABC transporter substrate-binding protein, producing the protein MKRQNHHLWKICCLILLLGVLSACGTSAVQPSGSSTDAEPASENEETVLYQAANGEVRIPKNPERIVVLADSYVGYFLALGIKPVGATDHALQNPYFQGMTDGIENLGDGKSVEKILELQPDLIITFSGVENIGKLEKIAATVAVEYGKTGYREQLREFGKMTGREEQANEWIAEWDRKLAEQKQKVTAAVGDQTVSILSPYAKGIYAYGHNYARGGEILYLEFQLKAPELIQQEAIDSGQGWVSLSLERLPDYAGDYIFTCDWSGDDADPSAVYDSSIWQGLPAVQNDRVFQIDPIAAYFNDPISLEKHLEFIVEKLTQ; encoded by the coding sequence ATGAAGCGACAGAATCATCATCTTTGGAAAATCTGCTGTCTGATTTTGCTGCTGGGTGTACTCTCTGCTTGTGGAACAAGTGCCGTTCAACCATCCGGCTCATCCACGGATGCGGAGCCCGCGAGCGAGAACGAGGAAACCGTCCTGTATCAGGCAGCCAACGGAGAAGTACGCATTCCTAAAAATCCTGAGCGGATTGTTGTGCTTGCAGACAGTTATGTCGGCTATTTTCTGGCGTTGGGCATCAAGCCTGTCGGCGCTACCGATCATGCACTGCAGAACCCGTATTTTCAGGGAATGACAGACGGGATCGAGAACTTGGGTGATGGAAAGTCGGTCGAGAAGATTTTGGAGCTCCAGCCGGATCTGATCATCACCTTCAGCGGGGTAGAAAACATCGGCAAGCTGGAGAAGATCGCGGCAACGGTCGCTGTAGAGTACGGCAAGACAGGTTATCGAGAGCAGTTGCGGGAGTTTGGCAAGATGACGGGTCGGGAAGAGCAAGCCAACGAATGGATCGCCGAATGGGATCGAAAGCTTGCCGAACAGAAACAGAAGGTTACAGCGGCGGTAGGCGATCAAACCGTATCGATCCTCAGTCCCTATGCCAAAGGGATTTACGCGTACGGCCACAATTATGCCAGGGGCGGTGAAATCCTTTATCTGGAGTTTCAATTAAAAGCGCCTGAACTGATTCAGCAGGAAGCGATCGACAGCGGTCAGGGCTGGGTCAGTCTTTCGCTGGAGAGATTGCCTGATTACGCAGGTGATTACATTTTTACTTGCGATTGGTCGGGCGATGACGCCGATCCGTCGGCTGTCTATGACAGCAGCATTTGGCAAGGGCTGCCCGCTGTGCAAAACGACCGTGTGTTTCAAATCGACCCGATTGCTGCTTATTTCAACGATCCCATCTCCCTGGAAAAACATCTCGAATTTATTGTGGAGAAGTTGACGCAGTGA
- a CDS encoding RraA family protein, with protein sequence MFRIQPRVQGVTPELLSLYRDISPSTIGHFTDFGFLKGLHPLFRPIRLLGNAVTVRIPHVDATAIRYAMELVQPNDVLVVDMSGDDHRACWGEFRTYAAIAKKVAGVIVSGCVTDVRAITKLGFPVYSKGISALTTRSLELEGEVNTTISICGVSVHPGDLIVGDDDGLFVVKPEDAKKIGLMALEKQQREDVRRQEYGCDT encoded by the coding sequence GTGTTTCGGATTCAACCAAGAGTACAGGGTGTAACGCCGGAACTTCTGTCACTCTATCGGGATATTAGTCCTTCGACGATTGGCCATTTTACAGACTTTGGTTTTCTAAAGGGTCTGCATCCATTGTTTAGGCCCATTCGACTCCTGGGCAACGCGGTAACCGTTCGCATTCCCCATGTGGATGCTACGGCGATTCGCTATGCGATGGAGCTGGTGCAGCCAAACGATGTGCTTGTGGTAGACATGAGTGGTGATGATCATAGAGCGTGCTGGGGCGAATTCAGGACCTACGCGGCAATCGCCAAGAAAGTGGCCGGAGTAATCGTGTCCGGGTGTGTCACCGATGTGCGAGCGATTACGAAGCTAGGTTTTCCCGTCTATTCAAAAGGGATCAGCGCCCTAACCACACGTTCTTTGGAACTGGAGGGTGAGGTGAATACCACGATCAGCATCTGTGGTGTTAGCGTCCATCCAGGAGATTTGATCGTAGGGGATGATGATGGATTGTTCGTCGTAAAGCCGGAGGATGCAAAAAAGATTGGCCTGATGGCATTGGAAAAGCAGCAGAGAGAGGACGTGCGTAGACAGGAGTATGGGTGTGACACCTGA
- a CDS encoding helix-turn-helix domain-containing protein — MIDGCSYPIEQQKVFILPPQSSVKLRIDPGSQADYDYVRFHAVQILDQQHVQLAELQCPNEITTPYVHFLIDRMDEVARKRHSGDHWDAMQANLLFQEIIFGLFKDATDEQQRPDVDQAIQLTLDYMEQNYRLPITREKLAGMAGMSADYFSRVFKKKLGQTPMEYLTEVRIRQAKQLLLQSHDSFRSIAQRVGYSDEFYFSRKFKAATGDSPKAYVKKFTYSHRVASLKHLPTGHLIALGIEPYAAVINHVYPITTQLQKTIAVGDFQPDLEKLMRAKPDLIVTSQCTPSAKEKLLDHIAPTVRLPFFQDWRIHLQTIAKIIGKEREAKIWLERYEQKAEMIRKQIKRKIGDDTVLVVGIGEGKMCVYGQRNLGAVLYGDLQLGVPRGVETIAHYKEVALEDLFAYEADRILLTSYKHDGTRRMDEAIQREVSALMANSQWHGLKAVRNGAVSYMHDSQHLYTCYTSFSHDLLLDKMYQLFVSDLPK; from the coding sequence GTGATTGACGGATGCAGCTATCCCATCGAGCAGCAAAAGGTATTCATCCTGCCACCTCAATCGAGTGTGAAGCTGCGGATAGATCCAGGTAGTCAGGCAGATTATGATTACGTACGATTCCACGCTGTACAGATCTTGGATCAACAGCATGTTCAGCTGGCGGAATTGCAGTGTCCGAATGAAATCACCACTCCCTACGTTCATTTTCTAATCGATCGGATGGATGAAGTGGCAAGGAAACGGCACAGTGGCGATCATTGGGATGCGATGCAGGCCAATCTTCTGTTTCAGGAGATCATCTTCGGATTATTCAAAGATGCCACAGATGAACAACAACGACCGGATGTTGATCAAGCGATTCAACTCACGCTGGATTATATGGAGCAGAATTACCGTTTGCCTATTACCCGGGAAAAGCTTGCCGGGATGGCCGGGATGAGCGCAGATTATTTCTCACGCGTGTTCAAGAAAAAGCTTGGACAAACACCGATGGAATATTTGACGGAAGTCCGAATCAGGCAAGCCAAGCAGCTGCTGCTGCAGTCTCACGACTCGTTCCGTTCCATCGCCCAGCGTGTCGGTTACAGCGATGAATTTTACTTCAGCCGGAAATTTAAGGCGGCGACTGGTGACTCGCCAAAAGCTTATGTGAAAAAGTTTACCTACTCACATAGAGTGGCTTCACTGAAACATCTGCCGACCGGTCATCTGATTGCTCTTGGTATCGAGCCTTACGCTGCTGTGATTAATCATGTCTACCCGATCACGACACAGCTGCAGAAGACAATCGCTGTAGGTGACTTCCAGCCGGACCTGGAGAAGCTGATGAGAGCGAAACCAGACTTGATTGTGACGAGTCAGTGCACTCCCTCTGCAAAAGAGAAACTGTTGGACCACATTGCTCCTACCGTGAGGCTGCCTTTTTTTCAGGATTGGCGAATTCATTTGCAAACGATTGCCAAGATCATTGGGAAAGAAAGGGAGGCCAAGATCTGGCTGGAGCGTTATGAGCAAAAGGCGGAGATGATACGTAAGCAGATCAAAAGGAAAATCGGCGATGATACCGTTCTGGTCGTTGGCATCGGTGAAGGGAAGATGTGTGTATATGGCCAGCGCAACCTGGGGGCGGTTTTGTACGGAGATTTGCAGTTGGGAGTACCGCGGGGAGTCGAGACGATTGCACATTACAAAGAAGTCGCTCTGGAAGATCTGTTTGCGTATGAGGCGGACCGGATCTTGTTAACCAGCTATAAGCATGATGGAACCAGGCGGATGGATGAGGCGATCCAGCGCGAAGTGAGCGCCCTGATGGCAAACAGTCAATGGCATGGATTGAAGGCGGTCAGGAATGGAGCGGTATCCTATATGCATGACAGTCAGCATCTGTATACCTGCTATACCTCTTTTTCACATGATCTGCTGTTGGACAAAATGTATCAACTGTTCGTGTCGGATTTGCCCAAATAG
- a CDS encoding iron-hydroxamate ABC transporter substrate-binding protein, which yields MREIKIRFLAAAAVFLLSALVAACGGGNNGNGGGAATIPATEKPQESSTEAPAAKVRTFTTVKGEVEIPVKPQRIVTDYYGGELLSVGANVVGVEPMAFDNPFLKERLKGAENIGDPINVEKTLQLEPDLIVVMYDKNYEALSKIAPTLYIPYGTTTDVYETVRLFGDIAGEPEKAEQFIARFEQKAAEGREKLQGVIDENATFGLYELTDKGDLWIFGNNAGRGGQAVYNALQLRMPEKMTGDDTQTLQLSLETLPEYAADYMFLTTYDPQKKGEAQKQLLDSSVWQGLSAVKNNTVFYNDFQTFYPYDPISVTEQIDLIVDMLIARSEENMNKK from the coding sequence ATGCGAGAGATAAAAATACGTTTCCTAGCGGCTGCTGCGGTTTTCCTGCTTTCTGCACTGGTCGCCGCTTGCGGTGGGGGGAACAACGGTAATGGCGGCGGCGCGGCTACCATACCAGCAACAGAGAAACCGCAAGAATCATCCACCGAAGCACCTGCAGCGAAAGTGCGTACTTTTACGACCGTTAAGGGAGAGGTGGAGATCCCGGTCAAGCCGCAGCGAATTGTTACGGATTACTACGGGGGAGAATTGCTCTCTGTCGGCGCCAACGTAGTCGGTGTGGAGCCGATGGCTTTTGACAATCCCTTTCTTAAGGAGCGGCTCAAGGGGGCAGAAAACATAGGCGATCCGATCAACGTGGAAAAAACATTGCAGCTGGAGCCGGATTTAATCGTGGTCATGTATGACAAAAACTATGAAGCGTTGTCCAAGATCGCGCCCACTCTGTACATTCCCTACGGCACCACGACTGATGTCTACGAAACGGTACGCCTATTCGGAGACATCGCTGGGGAACCGGAAAAGGCTGAACAGTTTATTGCCCGCTTCGAGCAGAAGGCGGCGGAGGGGCGCGAGAAGTTGCAGGGTGTGATCGATGAGAATGCTACCTTTGGGCTTTATGAGCTGACCGACAAAGGAGATCTGTGGATCTTTGGCAACAACGCGGGCCGGGGCGGGCAAGCCGTGTACAACGCGCTTCAGCTGCGGATGCCGGAAAAGATGACCGGCGATGATACGCAGACGCTCCAACTCTCCTTGGAGACACTGCCGGAGTATGCGGCCGATTACATGTTTCTGACCACGTATGACCCGCAAAAGAAGGGGGAGGCCCAGAAGCAGTTGCTGGACTCTTCGGTCTGGCAAGGATTGAGTGCGGTAAAGAACAATACGGTTTTCTACAATGATTTTCAAACGTTTTATCCGTATGATCCGATTTCTGTGACCGAGCAGATTGACCTGATCGTCGATATGCTGATCGCCAGAAGCGAAGAAAACATGAACAAGAAATAG
- a CDS encoding FecCD family ABC transporter permease produces the protein MTRHLFARTSMKLFGLALGFCLFALAFLSSIALGQTPIALDTVADAFFAYDPSSTDHLIIRTTRISRALIAAVIGASLAVAGALMQALTRNPLASPSIFGINAGALFFIVMAATFFSVTSLVHYMWIGFAGAAIAGVLVYLLGSMGRDGLSPVRVVLAGAAITALFVSITQGLLVVDQQGLEGVLFWIAGSVTGRTIEMLEPVLPFMIGAGALAFLLGNHINILLSGEDTAKGLGQRTVLVKLLIGFAVVLLAGGSVAVAGSIGFVGLVVPHIVRALVGIDYRWIIPYCVLCGASLLLAADVAARFLIMPQEVPIGVMTAFIGTPFFLYLARKGFGSHGS, from the coding sequence ATGACGCGCCACTTATTTGCTCGTACATCAATGAAACTGTTCGGCTTAGCCCTCGGTTTCTGTCTGTTTGCCCTCGCTTTTCTGTCAAGTATTGCTCTCGGTCAAACACCGATTGCACTTGACACAGTTGCGGATGCTTTTTTTGCCTACGATCCGTCATCAACAGACCATCTGATCATTCGAACGACACGAATATCGCGTGCGCTCATTGCCGCTGTGATTGGGGCCAGTCTAGCGGTTGCAGGCGCGCTGATGCAGGCGCTGACAAGGAATCCGCTGGCATCCCCCAGCATTTTTGGCATCAATGCTGGCGCTCTGTTTTTTATTGTCATGGCGGCAACCTTTTTTTCCGTCACATCATTGGTCCATTACATGTGGATTGGCTTTGCGGGAGCGGCCATAGCCGGAGTCTTGGTCTACTTGCTGGGCTCAATGGGGCGAGACGGATTGTCTCCTGTCAGGGTCGTATTGGCGGGAGCGGCAATAACGGCCCTCTTTGTCTCGATTACCCAAGGGTTGCTGGTAGTTGATCAACAAGGATTGGAAGGGGTGCTGTTCTGGATTGCCGGTTCCGTGACGGGAAGAACGATAGAGATGCTGGAACCTGTGTTGCCCTTCATGATCGGCGCAGGAGCTTTGGCTTTCTTGTTAGGGAATCATATCAATATTTTGCTGTCGGGCGAGGATACGGCGAAGGGGCTGGGACAGCGAACGGTTCTTGTCAAACTGCTGATCGGATTTGCCGTCGTCTTACTGGCTGGCGGATCGGTTGCGGTTGCCGGTTCCATCGGGTTCGTAGGTTTAGTCGTACCCCATATCGTTCGGGCGCTCGTTGGTATCGATTATCGCTGGATCATACCTTACTGTGTGCTGTGCGGAGCCAGCCTGCTGTTGGCAGCCGATGTTGCGGCGAGGTTTCTCATCATGCCGCAAGAAGTGCCTATCGGAGTGATGACCGCTTTCATCGGCACTCCTTTCTTCCTCTATCTTGCTCGCAAGGGGTTTGGCAGTCATGGATCCTAA
- a CDS encoding FecCD family ABC transporter permease: MDPNLSFRSRNDLISFQIQKRTIPVLLALIGFGVLVLIGGLSVGSTMIHPIDVIKHLFGLGSGEHAFTIDTLRLPRMLLSLLVGAALGVSGLILQSIIRNPLASPDVIGVTGGASAAAVFFLSYMASERASSSWLPLAALAGAGLVSLIIYLLAWKKGVTPMRIVLVGIGMAAAMGALTTFMIVLGPIATTMKAYIWLTGSVYGASWEKVYAMLPWLLVFAPLALFFTRAVHVQELGDQVAFGLGARVQLQRCGLLFIGVALAGSAVAYAGGVGFIGLIAPHIARKLIGRSFAGLVPISAVIGGLIMALADIVARTAFLPLDIPAGVFTAGIGAPFFIYLLYKNRYK; encoded by the coding sequence ATGGATCCTAATCTTTCTTTTCGCAGCAGAAACGACTTGATCTCTTTCCAGATCCAGAAGCGAACGATTCCGGTCCTGCTTGCGCTGATTGGGTTTGGCGTGCTGGTGCTGATTGGCGGTCTCTCTGTCGGGAGTACGATGATACATCCCATCGATGTCATCAAGCATCTGTTCGGATTGGGAAGCGGTGAACATGCCTTTACCATTGATACGCTCAGACTGCCGAGGATGCTCCTCTCCTTGCTGGTGGGAGCAGCACTTGGCGTATCTGGGTTGATTCTGCAAAGCATCATCCGCAATCCGCTCGCTTCTCCTGATGTGATCGGCGTGACAGGTGGTGCTTCGGCTGCCGCGGTGTTTTTTCTTTCGTATATGGCGTCCGAGAGAGCAAGCTCCTCTTGGCTGCCTCTGGCAGCCCTTGCAGGTGCCGGATTGGTTTCACTGATCATTTACCTCTTGGCTTGGAAAAAAGGGGTAACACCGATGCGGATTGTGCTGGTTGGCATTGGAATGGCGGCAGCGATGGGAGCGCTTACTACGTTCATGATTGTTCTCGGGCCGATTGCTACCACGATGAAGGCGTACATTTGGCTGACCGGAAGTGTTTATGGAGCCAGTTGGGAGAAGGTCTATGCGATGCTGCCATGGCTTCTCGTGTTTGCCCCGCTGGCCCTGTTTTTTACCAGAGCAGTCCACGTACAGGAACTGGGAGACCAAGTGGCATTCGGCTTGGGAGCGAGAGTGCAGCTGCAGCGCTGCGGCCTCCTGTTCATTGGTGTGGCGTTGGCCGGATCTGCCGTCGCATATGCGGGAGGAGTAGGATTTATTGGTTTGATCGCCCCCCACATAGCGAGGAAGCTGATTGGCCGTTCGTTCGCCGGTTTGGTCCCGATTTCTGCTGTCATAGGCGGGCTGATCATGGCTTTGGCCGATATCGTGGCCAGGACAGCCTTCTTGCCCCTTGACATTCCCGCTGGTGTATTTACGGCAGGCATAGGTGCTCCCTTTTTTATCTATCTGCTCTATAAAAATCGCTATAAATGA